The sequence GCCATCCACCGGCATTCGGCCGGCGATCAATCTCACGCCCGATCGCTGCATAATCATGCGCCGGCCAGCCGCCGTCATGCCGAATATCGGCAGCGGCATCTTGCCAAAGATGGTATGCACCAGGGTTTGGTATGAGTGGACGCGAAACAGCGGACCCATTTCCGGAAGCGCCCGGAGGCGCTGAACCTGCCCTGCAGGGATTGTGAGTGCGTTACGTGGGGTAAACCCGGTGAGATACCGGTTATAGCCGTACAGCGTGTAGATGGTAAGGTTGATCGAGTCGACAATTGTGACAACCGACGCCACCAATACCACAGCGAGAGCAATCACGAACGCCACCGGCAGGGCGCGGGCCGGGTTTCGCCGAATGGCGAGCCAGGGGCTAAGGACGCTGCCGGTACGCCTCACCCTGGCGCATCCGGTGACTGCAGCGCATGGTTGGCATTCAGATGAGCGGTGCAGTTCAGCAGCACAACACGCAGCCGCCTCGGCGCAGGCTCCGTGTTCCACCGGACCACGGACAGCGAAGCATTGCTCAATTCAAGGTGAAATGCGCTCTCGATATCCGCGCCAAGCAATCGCGATAGGAGCAGCGCCAGGCTTCCGCCGTGCCCAACTACCACGGAGACCGCGCCGGGCGGCGGCTCGGCGATTGCATCCCAGGCTGCGGCCATACGATGATGCGCAGCCAGGACCTCTTCTGACCCCGGCGGCCGCACGTGCGCCGGATCGGCCCGGAAGGAACGGTACAGCTCGGCCTCGCCATTCGCGGCGATATCGTTCGCTGTGAGACCTTCCCACCGGCCAAGGGCATATTCACGTAGGCGTGGGTCTGTTACTACACCGGCGCCGCACCGGAGTGAGATCGCCGCGGCCGTTTGTGACGCTCGACGCAGGTCGCTGCTGTAGATGGCGCTTACGGGCGCAAAGTCACGGGCGATGCGATCGGCCAAAAGGCCAGCCTGTACCACTCCGGCTGGCGAGAGGCAGACGTCGGTCTGCCCCTGGATGCGCCCTTCCAGGTTCCACGCGGTCTCACCGTGCCGAACGATGAGAACGCGTGAAACGCTATTGAGATTCACCGTGGGGTTAAACTAAGGATGAGGCTGCGCGCCTGGCGCCGGAGGCTGCACAAGCGTGGCGCCCTTCGGCGGCACGAAATGGAACAACGACGCCGGCACGCTAGCTTTGAACGATTGGCTGGTGAATGTGACTTCGGTGTTCGCGGCCGGCGCGTCATGTACAATGCGCAGGCACTCGTTCGTCTGCTTGTCGATATAGAATACGGTTGGCGCGAGGAATGGGGCGATCTGGCCGCGCTGCTGCGGCGAAATGGTGGCGGGCAGCGGCGGAACGGGGACTTCCACCACCCATACGGCACGTGCACCAACGTGAGTAGCTGGAAGTAATTTGATGCCGGAGGTTGGGACGGCCAAACCCAGTATCTGCCCAGCAGTCAGTTTTGGCGGCGCCGGCCGCGAGATGTATTTCTTCGTGGCAGGATCGAACTCCACCATTGCAGCGCCATCCGACATCCTCAAATCGTGGCGGTGGATTGCGGCCATGCCGCCGGAACCATTAGCTGCGGTTTCCACGCGAAACTTGTTCGGCGCACGATATAGAACATGCTGCGTGCTTATGATTGAACCGGTCGGCTTGCCTTGCTTTTTTGACTGCGTCAGCGTGATGGTGGCGCTAAATGACGAGGCGGCGTTGTAGTGCGCCTCCATCTTGTTGAAAACCGCTGTGCCGGATTGAGCGGAAGCGAACCCTGTGCCGACCAGCGATGCAGCCGCGCATGCACAGAGAGTCCGCAGGACCGAGCAGGAGGCAAAGCGTTTGGAGTGGTGAGGAACTTGCATTAAGGAAGGCTCCGTTCGAGCTGGTTCGGAAAGAGTGCTGGTGTGGCCGACAGGGGCGAGAAGGCAGTTATGCTGGGGGCGCCAAGCCGAGAGAGTATACCCGACAGGCATCGGGCCTATCGCGCCCGAAGCGTATCCATAAACGACCAGCCCGCCAGCAGCGACGGGAAGACGAAATTCGCGCTTACCACCCATTCGCCGGCGGATGACCCTATAACGGACTGGGTAGAGGAGAGTAGTACGAGCAGCGCGGCCAGGCCGAGCGCAACGCCATACGCCGCAACCATGAACCGGGAGAGCGACCCCTTGAAGCTGCCGATAGCGAAGTAGACTGCTGCCGACACGTAAAAGGAGAAGATGGCCACAACGCCCAATGTCACGTATGGGGGCAAAAGCGGCATCTGTTTGCGCTGGTGGGCAGCGAGCAGCCCCTCGTGCGAGACCGGAGGAAACCGTGCCCCCAGGGAGAGCAGCACCCCGCCGCTGAGACCAACCAATACCAGCGCTAAGGCCAGAGTCAGTGAGATTCCAGCGATGACCGGAGTACCGGGTGTGAAGAGGGCGAGCAAAATGCCGACCACAAACGTTCCGATAGACGCTACAGCCACGGCGCCGATGGTGGCGGCGGCACGCTCCGCGGTTTGTGGTGGATGTGGTGTGCGAACGCCGACACCGAAAACGGGGCCGGCAGCGCGCGCAGCGGGACCGGCGCCACCCTTGAGCGCCGTCATTTTGGCATGCACAGACCAATTCGGCGGATTCAACTGGATGGCATATGCGTACGAGACGGAGGCGTGGGAGAACTGGTTCCTCCGCGCATAGAGATCGCCCATCAATTCGTGTGCGGCCGCGGCCGCCGGGTTGACCTGCAGCGCTTGCCGGCAAAAGAGCTCTGCATCGGACCACCGCCGGCTGTTTGCAGCGGTGACGGCAGCGGCAAACAACTGGCGGAAGCTCACGGCGTCGGCGGACTCACGGGATGCCGTTCTGCCAAACCCGTTGAAACCTGCGGCGGCCGGCTGAGGCGCCGCCGGCCGTCGTTGTGCCGTTGGCGGGCGGTTTGACTGCAGCAGTTGACGCTCCGCGTCGTACACGGCGCGTTTGCCCGCGTCACCGAGAACATTCCACGCGTTGTTTATCTCCTGAATACGCGCCACGGCAGAAGGTTCGTGGTTTCTATCTGGATGAAAACGCAGCGCAAGCTCGCGATAGCGCTTCTTGATTTGGGCGATATCTGCAGTCGGGCTCACGCCAAGGATCGCGTAGTAGTCGGGCGGCGCACTCACGCCGCTTTTCCATTCCGACGACGCCGGTTTGGACGATCACCCGTGCACGGAGTTCGGGAAGCCGTCATCCGCCGACGGCTCCGGTATCTCTGGCAGCCAGGCCACCATAAAAGCGCATCAGCGCCAACAGTACTAATAGTGCCACAAGGAGAAAGACGATGATGGCGAAGATCGTCGCCACTTTATGCGTTGCGCTTCGGCCCTCTGCTTCGTAGTACTCGGCGACCTTGTCCATGGTTGCATCCAGATTGCCGGTAACCTCGCCAGTCCTCATCATGTCGATAGTAAGCTTTGGAAAAAAGCCGGAACGTGCCAGTGCATCCGAAATTAGTCCGCCCTGCTCTGCGGTGAGGCCCGCGCGATACGCTGCCGCGCAGGCAACTGCATTGCCGCAAGAGTCGCCGGCAACGCGCACAGCCGTTCCCAAAGCGAATCCGCCACGATAGAGCGCCGCGAGCGTGCGAACAAAACGGGCCGCTACAAACGACCGGACTATTCCACCGGTAACAGGCACGGTCACCTTGATTTGATCATACGCCTCGCGCGCGGAACGGCTGTTGAACACCACCAGCCGAAACAATGCAACCACGAGCACCACGGGTATCAACAACATCAGCGCGAACCCGATGGTATCCATAAAGTAACCAGCAGGGGTCATACGACCGAGAACCAGGTCGGCTATGGCGGGCATGCCGGTGACGAAGAAATTACCTCCGAGGAGCATCAGCGCTACAAAAAGTACGAGCTTGGGGTAGAGCGTTTCGGCCGCGATGAGGCGCTTGACCTCCAGTTCATGCTCCACGTAGCCGGCCATCCGCCGGAGCGCTTCGTCCAGCATACCGCCCTGCTCGGCAGCCTGAAGTGTGGCGATCTGCATGGCGTTGAACAGCCAGGGTCGCGCTGCAAACGCGTCGCTCAGTTTGCCGCCGCGCTGAACGTGCATGTAAGCGTCGGCGGCCAGGCGCTTCAACCGCGGGTTGGTGGTGTTGCCTTCCAACGAGACCAGCGCCTGAAACAGCGGCAGTCCAGCCCCTATGAGCGTTGCGAACTGGCGATAGAATGCGGCGAGATCCTTAAGAGCGGCGCCGGCGAACAGAGGCTTTATCAACCGATCGGCAAACCGGTCGGCGATGCTCTTGCGGCTGTCATCCACCTTCCACGTGGCGACCGTTCCAAAATCCATTCGCGACGGCGCGGCGGCGCCGGGTTGGCTGGAACCGATGGTCGCGGATACCGGCGCGGGCGGCGGCTCGACGCGGCCGCCACGCTCCCACGGCTCGAGTCTGCCTACGGTGCCGTCTGCCCCGATGTTGAGCATTGCGTCGGCCTGCGCCGGCATCACAGCAACAGCCCTGCTGAGATCGAGGACTCCGGGAGGGGCAGCCGAAGAGGGAACTGCCACGGCGGATTCAAGGCGCGTAGCCACCAGGCCCAGGCGACGTATGGCATCTGCCGCAGAGGCGAGATCCTCCGCTTC is a genomic window of Armatimonadota bacterium containing:
- a CDS encoding histidine phosphatase family protein, with the translated sequence MNLNSVSRVLIVRHGETAWNLEGRIQGQTDVCLSPAGVVQAGLLADRIARDFAPVSAIYSSDLRRASQTAAAISLRCGAGVVTDPRLREYALGRWEGLTANDIAANGEAELYRSFRADPAHVRPPGSEEVLAAHHRMAAAWDAIAEPPPGAVSVVVGHGGSLALLLSRLLGADIESAFHLELSNASLSVVRWNTEPAPRRLRVVLLNCTAHLNANHALQSPDAPG
- a CDS encoding outer membrane lipoprotein carrier protein LolA, with the translated sequence MQVPHHSKRFASCSVLRTLCACAAASLVGTGFASAQSGTAVFNKMEAHYNAASSFSATITLTQSKKQGKPTGSIISTQHVLYRAPNKFRVETAANGSGGMAAIHRHDLRMSDGAAMVEFDPATKKYISRPAPPKLTAGQILGLAVPTSGIKLLPATHVGARAVWVVEVPVPPLPATISPQQRGQIAPFLAPTVFYIDKQTNECLRIVHDAPAANTEVTFTSQSFKASVPASLFHFVPPKGATLVQPPAPGAQPHP
- a CDS encoding DnaJ domain-containing protein, with product MSAPPDYYAILGVSPTADIAQIKKRYRELALRFHPDRNHEPSAVARIQEINNAWNVLGDAGKRAVYDAERQLLQSNRPPTAQRRPAAPQPAAAGFNGFGRTASRESADAVSFRQLFAAAVTAANSRRWSDAELFCRQALQVNPAAAAAHELMGDLYARRNQFSHASVSYAYAIQLNPPNWSVHAKMTALKGGAGPAARAAGPVFGVGVRTPHPPQTAERAAATIGAVAVASIGTFVVGILLALFTPGTPVIAGISLTLALALVLVGLSGGVLLSLGARFPPVSHEGLLAAHQRKQMPLLPPYVTLGVVAIFSFYVSAAVYFAIGSFKGSLSRFMVAAYGVALGLAALLVLLSSTQSVIGSSAGEWVVSANFVFPSLLAGWSFMDTLRAR
- a CDS encoding type II secretion system F family protein, whose translation is MGTFRYTATGSEGGQVSGEVEAEDLASAADAIRRLGLVATRLESAVAVPSSAAPPGVLDLSRAVAVMPAQADAMLNIGADGTVGRLEPWERGGRVEPPPAPVSATIGSSQPGAAAPSRMDFGTVATWKVDDSRKSIADRFADRLIKPLFAGAALKDLAAFYRQFATLIGAGLPLFQALVSLEGNTTNPRLKRLAADAYMHVQRGGKLSDAFAARPWLFNAMQIATLQAAEQGGMLDEALRRMAGYVEHELEVKRLIAAETLYPKLVLFVALMLLGGNFFVTGMPAIADLVLGRMTPAGYFMDTIGFALMLLIPVVLVVALFRLVVFNSRSAREAYDQIKVTVPVTGGIVRSFVAARFVRTLAALYRGGFALGTAVRVAGDSCGNAVACAAAYRAGLTAEQGGLISDALARSGFFPKLTIDMMRTGEVTGNLDATMDKVAEYYEAEGRSATHKVATIFAIIVFLLVALLVLLALMRFYGGLAARDTGAVGG